A DNA window from Brassica napus cultivar Da-Ae chromosome C1, Da-Ae, whole genome shotgun sequence contains the following coding sequences:
- the LOC106374454 gene encoding kinesin-like protein KIN-7I, translating to MSAAGGEEKILVSVRVRPLNEKEKTRNDRCDWECINNTTIICNAHNLSDKPSFTFDKVFGFECPTKQVYDDGAREVALCVLSGINSSIFAYGQTSSGKTYTMTGITGFAINDIFLYIDKHKQERKYTLKFSAMEIYNEAVRDLLCEDNNNPLRLLDDPERGTVVEKLKEETITDRNHLEELISICETQRKIGETSLNETSSRSHQILRLTIESSKREVSPESSAILAASVCFVDLAGSERASQTLSAGSRLKEGCHINRSLLTLGTVIRKLSKGKHGHIPYRDSKLTRILQNSLGGNARTAIICTMSPARSHLEQSKNTLLFATCAKEVTTNAQVNMVVSEKALVKQLQRELMRMENELKNLGLGSSSSSSSTSDEFHSLLKQKEEVIEKMEEQIQELKWQRDVAQSRVENLLKSATEYQSSSSSVDYSRRKSYDSTDFDEPRLLNNMVKSNLYSPDEDGFLLDDTTPRIPENGVSNKWEEMGQRTIQEPEDACKEVRCIEENSEKVIIQDTVDNIVEKKVESLSVENEAVESKEEDADSFLEKIDTEKSLYAKDEGQDELTITKLAEEFQETEQSTKKEDIGQNMSKDQPCVVEYKQNYKSSMEDEDEAKEDADSSLNAKLEAQDELTIEEVQETEQSVEKQRQSSKKEDMEQNLSKDNKQQYKSIIANDDEAVKSEKEDDVSSLSAELEAKDELTVHKFAQQVQETEEPVEKQRQSSKKEDMEQNLSKDQSCLEDKQHYESLKADENEAIELEKEDDSSSLSAKLGAKDELTIKKLAAMGQNLWPMANEIEAMESEKEDADSSFKTIDTEMTLSAKHEDEVELTLNKLEEAHETNQYVEKEETNPSLSPKKEDTQQSGQHVQVHGGSDQDETTYEALKNKVKEMQKTIEYFMSMHSAEENQSPSFNTISVNTSPGDSLKMMRRSRSCRENLLFTKAVAAAASGRFTFNTSNNASFDLDNTLSTDAQSTKDSDTETSGGSFHEFMAGLKQMAMQHHSRHESETEAEKTKPERDTKAEFERQQSQIIELWGVCNVPLVHRTYFFLLFKGDPSDFVYMEVELRRLSFLKDSQEIVRKQSAKTLGREREWLAKQIPKKFGRKEREGVYKKWGVELSSKQRSMQVTHKAWTKTKDVDHCKESASLVATLVGFDESNMTPKEMFGLSFSPTTTLDVKSSGWSFSNSFSRISLTGGL from the exons aTGTCGGCAGcaggaggagaagagaagataCTGGTGTCGGTGAGGGTTAGACCTCTAAACGAGAAAGAGAAGACAAGAAACGATAGATGTGATTGGGAATGCATCaacaacaccaccatcatctgCAACGCCCATAACTTGTCTGATAAGCCTTCCTTCACCTTTg ACAAGGTGTTTGGATTTGAATGTCCTACAAAGCAAGTGTATGATGATGGAGCCAGAGAGGTTGCACTTTGTGTCCTCTCCGGAATCAACT CAAGTATCTTTGCGTATGGACAGACAAGTAGCGGCAAAACATACACCATGACAGGAATCACTGGATTTGCAATCAATGATATCTTTCTTTACATTGACAAG cataaacaagaaagaaaatacACACTAAAATTCTCAGCAATGGAGATCTACAATGAAGCTGTGAGGGATCTACTTTGTGAAGATAATAATAATCCACTTAGGCTTCTTGATGATCCAGAG AGAGGAACGGTCGTTGAGAAACTTAAAGAGGAGACTATCACAGACAGAAACCATCTAGAGGAACTCATTTCCATATGCGAGA CTCAAAGGAAGATTGGAGAGACGTCTTTAAACGAGACTAGCTCAAGATCTCATCAGATTCTCAGACTG ACAATAGAAAGTTCAAAAAGAGAGGTTTCACCAGAGAGCTCAGCGATTCTTGCAGCATCAGTGTGCTTTGTTGATCTAGCAGGAAGTGAAAGAGCTTCTCAGACGTTATCTGCTGGTTCAAGACTCAAAGAAGGTTGTCACATTAACCGGAGCTTACTTACTCTTGGAACTGTCATCCGAAAACTCAG CAAAGGGAAACATGGACACATACCATATCGAGACTCGAAGCTAACTCGTATACTCCAAAACTCACTGGGAGGAAACGCAAGAACGGCTATCATATGTACAATGAGCCCTGCTCGTAGTCATCTTGAACAATCAAAAAACACACTCCTCTTTGCAACTTGTGCTAAAGAGGTGACCACAAACGCTCAAGTGAACATGGTTGTGTCTGAGAAGGCTTTGGTGAAGCAACTTCAGAGGGAGCTGATGAGAATGGAGAATGAGTTGAAGAATCTTGGacttggttcttcttcttcttcttcttcaacctctGATGAGTTTCATTCATTGCTCAAACAGAAAGAAGAAGTGATTGAAAAG ATGGAGGAGCAGATCCAGGAGCTTAAGTGGCAAAGAGATGTAGCTCAATCTCGGGTAGAGAATCTGCTTAAATCAGCAACGGAATATCAATCATCTTCAAGCTCAGTTGATTACAGCAGGAGAAAAAGCTATGATTCAACAGATTTTGATGAGCCTCGTTTGCTAAATAACATGGTGAAAAGTAACTTGTACTCTCCTGATGAAGATGGTTTCTTGCTGGATGATACTACTCCTCGAATCCCGGAGAATGGAGTGAGCAACAAGTGGGAGGAGATGGGTCAAAGGACCATCCAAGAACCAGAAGATGCTTGCAAAGAAGTTAGATGCATTGAAGAGAATAGTGAAAAAGTTATAATCCAAGACACAGTAGACAACATTGTTGAGAAGAAAGTGGAGTCATTATCAGTTGAGAATGAAGCTGTAGAGTCCAAAGAGGAAGATGCTGATTCATTTTTAGAGAAGATAGATACAGAGAAGAGTTTATATGCTAAAGATGAAGGCCAAGATGAGCTAACTATAACCAAGTTGGCAGAAGAGTTCCAAGAGACAGAGCAATCTACAAAGAAAGAAGACATAGGACAGAACATGTCTAAGGATCAGCCATGTGTTGTAGAATACAAACAAAACTACAAATCTTCTATGGAAGATGAGGATGAAGCTAAGGAAGATGCTGATTCATCTTTAAATGCTaaacttgaagcccaagatgAGCTAACTATAGAAGAAGTGCAGGAAACAGAACAATCTGTGGAAAAACAAAGGCAATCTTCAAAGAAAGAAGACATGGAACAGAATCTGTCTAAGGACAACAAACAACAATACAAATCTATTATAGCCAATGATGATGAAGCTGTAAAGTCAGAAAAGGAAGATGATGTTTCCTCTTTATCTGCTGAACTTGAAGCCAAAGATGAGCTAACTGTACACAAGTTTGCACAACAAGTGCAAGAAACAGAGGAACCTGTGGAAAAACAAAGGCAATCTTCAAAGAAAGAAGACATGGAACAGAATCTGTCTAAGGACCAGTCATGTCTGGAAGACAAACAACACTATGAATCTCTTAAGGCAGATGAAAATGAAGCTATAGAGTTAGAAAAGGAAGATGATAGTTCCTCTTTATCTGCTAAACTTGGAGCCAAAGATGAGCTAACTATCAAAAAGTTAGCAGCTATGGGACAGAACTTGTGGCCTATGGCCAATGAGATTGAAGCTATGGAGTCAGAAAAGGAAGATGCTGATTCATCTTTCAAAACAATAGATACAGAAATGACTTTATCTGCTAAACATGAAGACGAAGTTGAGCTAACTTTAAACAAGTTAGAAGAAGCACATGAGACTAATCAATAtgtggagaaggaagaaacaaaCCCTAGCTTGTCTCCCAAGAAAGAAGACACACAACAGTCAGGGCAACATGTACAAGTCCATGGAGGCTCTGATCAAGATGAGACTACATACGAGGCTCTTAAAAACAAGGTGAAGGAGATGCAGAAGACAATTGAATACTTTATGAGCATGCACTCAGCAGAAGAGAATCAGTCTCCATCTTTTAACACAATAAGTGTCAACACCAGTCCAGGAGAtagcttgaagatgatgagaagAAGCCGAAGCTGCCGAGAAAACCTCTTGTTCACAAAGGCTGTTGCAGCTGCTGCTAGCGGACGCTTCACATTCAACACATCTAACAACGCATCCTTTGATTTAGACAACACTCTCTCCACCGATGCACAGAGCACCAAAGATTCAGATACTGAGACTAGCGGTGGTAGCTTCCATGAGTTTATGGCGGGGCTTAAACAGATGGCGATGCAGCATCATTCAAGGCATGAGTCTGAAACTGAAGCAGAGAAGACAAAGCCCGAAAGGGACACAAAGGCAGAGTTTGAGAGACAGCAAAGCCAGATAATTGAGCTCTGGGGGGTTTGTAATGTACCTCTGGTTCACAGAACATACTTCTTCTTGCTCTTCAAAGGCGATCCATCAGACTTTGTCTACATGGAAGTGGAGCTAAGGAGGCTATCTTTCCTCAAGGACTCGCAGGAGATTGTGAGGAAACAAAGTGCTAAAACGCTGGGGCGAGAGAGAGAATGGTTGGCTAAGCAAATACCGAAGAAGTTTGGAAGAAAGGAGAGAGAAGGAGTTTACAAGAAATggggtgttgagttgagttcaAAGCAGAGGAGCATGCAAGTGACACACAAGGCATGGACCAAGACCAAAGACGTGGATCATTGCAAAGAGAGTGCTTCTCTTGTGGCTACTTTGGTTGGATTTGATGAATCAAACATGACGCCAAAGGAGATGTTTGGACTTAGCTTCTCACCTACAACAACACTCGACGTTAAATCATCTGGCTGGAGTTTTTCTAACTCTTTCTCTCGTATTAGCTTGACCGGTGGATTATAA
- the LOC125579812 gene encoding uncharacterized protein LOC125579812, which yields MRPPVSAPPPEAHATEDNKESHHVQGNGHHGRGRGKWNGCGRGRSSFGRGRGNQHGRDHGRDRGSFGRGHGRGRGSSFKPQHSTNSSKSVCHRCEMNENKDVLVVDSGSSHTILKDKRYFINLTLKNVNISTIAGIASLIEGHGQANIMLPMGTHLEISDALYSPNSKRTLLSFQDI from the exons atGAGACCTCCTGTCTCAGCCCCACCACCTGAAGCACACGCCACAGAGGACAATAAAGAATCCCATCACGTCCAAGGAAATGGCCATCATGGTCGTGGTCGAGGAAAGTGGAACGGATGTGGACGTGGCCGAAGCTCCTTTGGCCGCGGGCGAGGGAATCAACATGGTAGAGACCATGGGCGTGACCGTGGCTCATTTGGAAGAGGTCATGGTCGCGGCCGTGGATCTTCATTCAAACCTCAACACTCGACCAACTCAagcaaatcagtgtgccatagatgtg AAATGAACGAGAACAAGGATGTACTCGTTGTGGACAGTGGGTCGAGCCACACGATCTTAAAAGACAAGAGATACTTCATAAACTTGACACTAAAAAATGTCAACATCTCCACCATTGCGGGTATAGCTAGTCTCATAGAGGGTCACGGCCAGGCTAATATCATGTTGCCTATGGgtacacatcttgagatatCAGATGCCTTGTATTCACCCAACTCTAAGAGAACTCTATTAAGCTTTCAAGACATTTGA